One Streptomyces sp. 840.1 genomic window, GGTTCACGGGCGGTGGGCGCATGGGATGGAAGCCGGGCGGGGCGGGCCGGACGACCCGGCTGGGTCAACCTGCGGGGAAAGGCCGGGCACCCCGCGAAACACAGTCGTAAGCTCGCAGACATGCAGGTCATCCAGTCCACGAAGCTCGCCAACGTCTGTTACGAAATCCGGGGCCCCGTGCTGGAGGAGGCGATGCGGCTGGAAGCGGCAGGCCATCGCATCCTCAAGCTGAACACCGGCAACCCCGCCGCGTTCGGCTTCGAGTGCCCGCCGGAGATCCTCGAGGACATCCTGCGCAACCTCTCCGGGGCGCACGGCTACGGCGACGCGAAGGGGCTGCTGTCCGCGCGGCGGGCGGTGATGCAGCACTACCAGACCAAGGGGATCGACCTCGACATCGAGGACATCTACCTGGGCAACGGGGTCTCCGAGCTGATCCAGATGTCGATGCAGGCACTGCTCGACGACGGCGACGAGGTGCTCGTACCGGCTCCTGACTACCCGCTGTGGACGGCGTCGGTCTCCCTCGCCGGCGGCACTGCCGTGCACTACCGCTGCGACGAGCAGTCCGACTGGATGCCCGACCTCGCCGACATCGAGCGGAAGATCACCGACCGCACCAAGGCCATGGTGATCATCAACCCGAACAACCCGACGGGTGCGGTGTACGACGACGAGATGCTGCGCGGACTGACGGAGATCGCCCGCCGCCACAACCTGGTCGTCTGCTCCGACGAGATCTACGACCGGATCCTGTACGACGGGGCGACCCACACCCCGACCGCCGCCATCGCGCCCGACCTGATGGTGCTCACCTTCAACGGGCTGTCCAAGAACTACCGGGTGGCCGGCTACCGCTCGGGCTGGATGGCGGTCTGCGGCCCGAAGGCGCACGCCTCCTCGTACATCGAGGGGCTGACGATCCTCGCCAACATGCGGCTGTGCGCCAACATGCCCTCGCAGCACGCTGTGGCGACCGCGCTCGGCGGGCGGCAGTCGATCAACGACCTGGTGCTGCCGGGCGGCCGCATCCTGGAGCAGCGGGACGTGGCGTACGACCTGCTGACGCAGATCCCGGGCGTGACGTGCGTGAAGCCGAAGGGCGCACTGTATCTCTTCCCCCGGCTCGACCCGAAGGTCTACAAGATCAAGGACGACAGGCAGATGGTCCTCGACCTGCTGCGGGCCGAGAAGATCATGGTCGTGCAGGGGACG contains:
- a CDS encoding pyridoxal phosphate-dependent aminotransferase, whose amino-acid sequence is MQVIQSTKLANVCYEIRGPVLEEAMRLEAAGHRILKLNTGNPAAFGFECPPEILEDILRNLSGAHGYGDAKGLLSARRAVMQHYQTKGIDLDIEDIYLGNGVSELIQMSMQALLDDGDEVLVPAPDYPLWTASVSLAGGTAVHYRCDEQSDWMPDLADIERKITDRTKAMVIINPNNPTGAVYDDEMLRGLTEIARRHNLVVCSDEIYDRILYDGATHTPTAAIAPDLMVLTFNGLSKNYRVAGYRSGWMAVCGPKAHASSYIEGLTILANMRLCANMPSQHAVATALGGRQSINDLVLPGGRILEQRDVAYDLLTQIPGVTCVKPKGALYLFPRLDPKVYKIKDDRQMVLDLLRAEKIMVVQGTGFNWPETDHFRVVTLPSTEDLTDAIGRIARFLDGYCQV